Proteins encoded within one genomic window of Mesorhizobium sp. AR10:
- the dapE gene encoding succinyl-diaminopimelate desuccinylase, with protein sequence MTLPTDPAANLAALIRCASVTPAEGGALSALEDMLKPLGFSIERPVFSEDGTPDIENLYARRSGNGPHLMFAGHTDVVPVGDEASWTHPPFAAEIAKGEMFGRGAVDMKGGIACFIAAVARHVSQKGGPKGSVSLLITGDEEGPAINGTTKLLEWAAAKGEKWDASIVGEPTNPEALGDMIKIGRRGSLSGSITVNGRQGHVAYPQLADNPVRGLMTLVDALLHPVFDKGTKDFQPTNLEVTSIDVGNPASNVIAAKATAIFNIRFNDTWTAETIQAEIHNRLDQAAKRKKYRTGKKTPVDYELVWRDRPSHVFLTRDDRLIETLSQSVKAAIGRKPALSTSGGTSDARFIKDYCPVVEFGLVGKTMHMVDERVALADLETLTQIYQRFIEDWFERGVA encoded by the coding sequence ATGACGCTGCCGACCGACCCCGCCGCAAACCTCGCCGCCCTCATCCGCTGCGCCTCCGTAACACCCGCCGAGGGCGGTGCACTGAGCGCGCTGGAAGACATGCTGAAGCCGCTCGGCTTTTCCATCGAACGCCCGGTGTTTTCCGAGGACGGCACGCCGGACATCGAGAACCTTTACGCACGGCGCTCCGGCAACGGCCCGCATCTGATGTTTGCCGGCCACACCGATGTGGTGCCGGTCGGCGATGAAGCCTCGTGGACCCACCCGCCCTTTGCCGCCGAGATCGCCAAGGGCGAGATGTTCGGCCGCGGCGCCGTCGACATGAAGGGCGGCATCGCCTGTTTCATCGCCGCGGTGGCGCGCCATGTCTCGCAGAAGGGCGGCCCGAAGGGCTCGGTCTCGCTGCTGATCACCGGCGACGAAGAAGGCCCGGCCATCAACGGCACGACGAAGCTTCTCGAATGGGCGGCGGCCAAGGGCGAAAAATGGGATGCCTCGATTGTCGGCGAGCCGACCAACCCGGAGGCGCTCGGCGACATGATCAAGATCGGCCGGCGTGGCTCCTTGTCCGGCAGCATCACCGTCAACGGCCGCCAGGGCCATGTCGCCTACCCGCAGCTCGCCGACAATCCAGTGCGCGGGCTGATGACCCTGGTCGATGCCTTGCTACACCCGGTCTTCGACAAGGGGACGAAGGATTTCCAGCCGACCAATCTGGAGGTGACCTCCATCGACGTCGGCAATCCGGCCAGCAACGTCATTGCGGCGAAGGCGACGGCCATTTTCAACATCCGCTTCAACGACACGTGGACGGCCGAGACCATCCAGGCGGAAATCCACAACCGCCTCGACCAGGCGGCCAAGCGCAAGAAATACCGGACGGGGAAGAAGACGCCGGTCGACTACGAGCTCGTCTGGCGCGACCGGCCGAGCCATGTCTTCCTCACCCGCGACGACAGGCTGATCGAAACGCTCAGCCAATCGGTCAAGGCTGCGATCGGCAGGAAGCCGGCGCTGTCGACATCCGGAGGTACCTCAGACGCGCGTTTCATCAAGGACTATTGCCCGGTGGTCGAATTCGGGCTGGTCGGCAAGACCATGCATATGGTCGACGAACGCGTCGCGCTTGCCGACCTGGAGACGCTGACCCAGATCTATCAGCGATTCATCGAAGACTGGTTCGAGCGAGGCGTAGCGTAA
- a CDS encoding transporter has translation MLSADETYASLAGAWRLMLGKADGLRLLDLSADGFWNSFFAIVVAAPALIVGWVGLANEIGDPDAFAGRFGMLIRLATVDIGSWVLPLVALALVAPRAGIGGRFVHYVVASNWASAIIAWMMLPSALIRLFVPSTNGLAGLVSLFLFALSMALTWRMTNATIGKGAAVGTAVFAGMFVVSLAVLFALQALLGISIPSSAAS, from the coding sequence ATGCTTTCAGCGGATGAAACCTACGCTTCGCTGGCTGGCGCTTGGCGGCTGATGCTCGGCAAGGCCGACGGACTGCGCCTGCTCGACCTCTCGGCGGACGGGTTCTGGAATTCCTTCTTCGCCATCGTCGTGGCGGCGCCGGCGCTGATCGTCGGCTGGGTCGGTCTTGCCAACGAGATCGGCGATCCGGACGCGTTCGCCGGACGCTTCGGCATGCTGATCCGCCTGGCAACGGTCGACATCGGCTCGTGGGTGCTGCCGCTCGTCGCTCTGGCTTTGGTCGCGCCGCGCGCCGGCATCGGCGGCCGGTTCGTCCACTATGTCGTCGCCAGCAACTGGGCGTCGGCGATCATCGCCTGGATGATGCTGCCTTCGGCGCTGATCAGGCTTTTCGTGCCTTCCACCAACGGCCTCGCCGGACTGGTGTCGCTGTTTCTGTTTGCCCTGTCGATGGCGCTGACCTGGCGGATGACCAACGCCACCATCGGCAAGGGTGCGGCTGTCGGCACCGCTGTCTTCGCCGGTATGTTCGTGGTGTCGCTGGCCGTGCTGTTCGCCCTGCAAGCACTGCTCGGCATCAGCATACCGAGCAGTGCTGCATCCTAG
- the truA gene encoding tRNA pseudouridine(38-40) synthase TruA: MPRFRLDIEYDGSLFAGWQRQADQPSVQQAIEQAIESFCGEQVSLRGAGRTDAGVHATGQVAHVDLAKAWPDDKVRDAVNAHLQMAGARIAILKAAAVPDGFDARFSATGRHYLYRIVNRRAPAALDRGKVWWVPKRLDAGAMHEAAKVLLGRHDFTTFRSTQCQADSPLRTLERLDVSRVDDLIEVRASARSFLHNQVRSMVGSLKRVGEGGWTIADLKAALDARDRAACGQVAPPDGLFLVGVDYPEGL, encoded by the coding sequence ATGCCGCGTTTTCGTCTCGATATCGAATATGACGGCAGCCTTTTCGCCGGCTGGCAGCGCCAGGCGGACCAGCCTTCGGTGCAGCAGGCGATTGAGCAGGCGATCGAGAGCTTCTGTGGCGAGCAGGTCTCGCTGCGCGGCGCCGGCCGTACCGATGCCGGCGTCCACGCCACCGGACAGGTGGCGCATGTCGATCTCGCCAAGGCGTGGCCGGACGACAAGGTGCGCGACGCCGTCAACGCCCATCTGCAGATGGCCGGCGCGCGCATCGCCATTCTCAAGGCCGCCGCCGTGCCGGACGGCTTCGACGCGCGCTTCTCGGCGACTGGCCGCCATTATCTGTACCGCATCGTCAACCGGCGCGCGCCGGCGGCACTCGACCGGGGCAAGGTGTGGTGGGTGCCGAAGCGTCTCGACGCCGGTGCCATGCACGAGGCGGCAAAGGTGCTGCTCGGACGGCACGATTTCACCACCTTCCGCTCGACCCAGTGCCAGGCCGACAGTCCGCTCCGCACGCTCGAACGTCTGGACGTCAGTCGGGTCGACGATCTGATCGAGGTGAGAGCCTCGGCGCGCTCGTTCCTGCACAATCAGGTGCGCTCGATGGTCGGCTCGCTGAAGCGCGTCGGCGAAGGCGGCTGGACTATTGCCGACCTCAAGGCCGCGCTCGACGCGCGGGATCGCGCCGCCTGCGGCCAGGTGGCACCCCCCGATGGGCTGTTTCTCGTCGGCGTTGACTATCCTGAAGGGCTCTAG
- a CDS encoding GNAT family N-acetyltransferase, which translates to MSMMSIRAATPRDREAIRLVEEHAFGQQAEAGLVDALVTGGDAVVELVAEEDGQVVGHILFSRLFVQNGGKSFAAVALAPLAVEPSFHGSGIGGALIREAHIRLKDAGETLAVVLGEPAYYGRFGYSHGRAEKFESEYQGEALQALTWGEAPEAGKLVYASAFSSALAA; encoded by the coding sequence ATGAGCATGATGTCAATACGCGCGGCGACGCCGCGGGATCGCGAGGCGATCCGCCTTGTCGAGGAACACGCATTCGGCCAGCAGGCGGAGGCCGGACTGGTCGACGCGCTGGTCACCGGCGGCGATGCCGTCGTCGAACTGGTGGCGGAAGAAGACGGGCAAGTGGTTGGCCACATCCTGTTTTCGCGGCTGTTCGTCCAGAATGGCGGCAAAAGCTTTGCGGCGGTGGCGCTGGCGCCTCTGGCGGTCGAGCCGTCGTTCCATGGCTCGGGCATTGGCGGTGCGCTGATCCGCGAGGCGCATATCCGCCTCAAGGACGCCGGCGAGACGCTGGCGGTGGTGCTGGGCGAGCCGGCCTATTACGGCCGTTTTGGGTATAGCCACGGCCGCGCCGAAAAATTCGAAAGCGAATACCAGGGTGAAGCGCTGCAGGCACTGACCTGGGGCGAGGCGCCCGAGGCTGGCAAGTTGGTCTACGCTTCGGCCTTCAGCTCCGCTCTCGCCGCCTAG
- the fmt gene encoding methionyl-tRNA formyltransferase, translated as MPLRVIFMGTPEFSVPTLRAIAEAEHEISAVYTQPPRAAGRRGLELTPSPVQREAERLGIETRTPISLKGEAEQQAFHALQADVAVVVAYGLLLPKPVLGATRLGCLNGHASLLPRWRGAAPIQRAIMAGDSETGMMVMRMEEGLDTGPVAMVEKCAIGPDMTAGDLHDRLMSIGAALMVEALARLETNTLTFTTQAMVGVTYAKKIDKSETRVDWTRPAAEVHNHIRGLSPFPGAWCETEIGGRTERLKLLRSTLSDGAGESGGILDDQLTVACGSGAVRLVEVQRAGGRPAAVQEFLRGAKLEKGMKFS; from the coding sequence ATGCCCCTTCGCGTCATCTTCATGGGCACCCCGGAATTCTCCGTGCCGACGCTGCGGGCAATCGCCGAGGCCGAGCACGAGATATCAGCTGTCTACACGCAGCCGCCGCGCGCCGCGGGCCGCCGTGGGCTGGAACTCACGCCGTCGCCTGTCCAGCGCGAGGCGGAGCGGCTGGGCATCGAGACGCGCACGCCGATATCGCTGAAAGGTGAGGCCGAACAGCAGGCATTCCACGCCTTACAGGCCGATGTCGCCGTGGTCGTCGCCTACGGATTGCTGTTGCCCAAACCCGTTCTCGGGGCGACGCGGCTCGGTTGCCTCAACGGCCACGCGTCGCTGTTGCCGCGTTGGCGCGGCGCTGCACCCATCCAGCGCGCCATCATGGCCGGTGATAGCGAAACCGGCATGATGGTCATGCGGATGGAGGAAGGTCTGGACACCGGTCCGGTGGCAATGGTTGAAAAATGCGCCATCGGACCCGATATGACGGCCGGCGACCTGCACGACAGGTTGATGAGCATTGGCGCTGCGCTGATGGTAGAAGCGCTGGCGCGGCTGGAGACAAACACCCTGACATTTACCACGCAGGCGATGGTGGGGGTGACCTACGCCAAAAAAATCGATAAATCGGAGACGCGCGTGGACTGGACACGGCCTGCCGCCGAAGTCCACAATCATATTCGCGGCCTGTCGCCCTTTCCCGGCGCATGGTGCGAAACTGAAATTGGTGGCCGCACAGAACGGCTGAAACTGCTTCGCTCGACGCTTTCAGATGGCGCTGGCGAGTCGGGAGGAATTCTCGATGACCAACTGACGGTCGCCTGTGGGTCAGGCGCGGTCAGGCTGGTCGAAGTTCAACGAGCGGGCGGAAGGCCCGCTGCCGTGCAGGAGTTTTTGCGCGGAGCCAAGCTCGAAAAAGGAATGAAATTCTCATGA
- the def gene encoding peptide deformylase: MSIKPLIILPDPVLRQVSKPVERVDGPLRKLAGDMLDTMYDAPGIGLAAIQIGEPLRMLVIDLAKEDETPAPQVFINPEILESADQRSVYEEGCLSIPDYYAEVERPAAVRVKYLDRDGKLQEIEAEGLMATCLQHEIDHLNGVLFIDHISKLKRDMVVKKFKKLARDKAPGKLVG; encoded by the coding sequence ATGTCGATCAAGCCGCTTATCATCCTTCCCGACCCCGTCCTGCGCCAGGTTTCAAAACCCGTCGAGCGCGTCGACGGGCCTTTGCGCAAACTCGCCGGCGACATGCTGGACACCATGTATGACGCGCCGGGCATCGGTCTGGCGGCGATACAGATCGGCGAACCGCTGCGCATGCTGGTGATCGACCTTGCCAAGGAAGACGAGACACCGGCGCCGCAAGTCTTCATCAATCCCGAAATCCTCGAAAGCGCCGATCAGCGCTCGGTCTATGAGGAAGGCTGCCTGTCGATCCCGGATTACTATGCCGAGGTCGAGCGCCCGGCTGCCGTTCGGGTGAAGTATCTCGACCGTGACGGCAAGCTGCAGGAGATCGAGGCCGAAGGCCTGATGGCGACCTGTCTGCAGCATGAGATCGACCACCTCAACGGCGTGCTGTTCATCGACCACATCTCGAAGCTGAAGCGCGATATGGTGGTCAAGAAATTCAAGAAGCTCGCCAGGGACAAGGCGCCGGGCAAGCTGGTGGGATAG
- a CDS encoding DNA recombination protein RmuC translates to MNDLTAVLSEPVARLGATTITLGHALVFGAILFLGLFVALVVALWRSAKARAVAAAEAADHARDAEARMAGILQSQAEMKGSMGAIAEVFGARQAELTQSIGQRLDAMTGRLGQTMTEQTKSTHESLAKLQERLAIIDVAQGNIQSLAGQVVQLQAILSNKQTRGAFGQSRMEAIVADGLPHGAYEFQATLSNGSRPDCLVKMPNGAPSLAIDAKFPLEAWNAIRAADGTDLQKIAAQAFRRDIEIHVRDISEKYLIQGETQDTAFMFVPSESVFAEIHENFEAIVHKAHRARIVIVSPSLLMLSIQVIQAILKDARMREQAHLIQGEVIRLMEDVERLDERVRKLQTHFGQSAKDIDDILVSASKVTKRGQKIEALEFGVQPGEGDAGTTETARPAVAKAETRVADSKTGQLRLRVVEGDD, encoded by the coding sequence ATGAATGACCTGACCGCCGTCCTGTCCGAACCCGTCGCCCGGCTCGGCGCCACCACGATCACGCTCGGCCACGCACTGGTTTTCGGCGCGATCCTGTTTCTTGGCCTGTTCGTGGCCCTCGTCGTCGCCCTGTGGCGGTCGGCCAAGGCACGTGCGGTGGCAGCCGCGGAAGCCGCCGACCATGCTCGCGATGCCGAGGCGCGGATGGCCGGCATCCTGCAAAGCCAGGCCGAGATGAAAGGCAGCATGGGCGCCATCGCCGAAGTGTTCGGGGCGCGGCAAGCCGAATTGACGCAGTCAATCGGCCAGCGCCTCGACGCCATGACCGGCCGTCTCGGCCAGACAATGACCGAGCAGACGAAATCGACGCATGAGAGCCTTGCCAAATTGCAGGAGCGGCTGGCGATCATCGATGTTGCGCAAGGCAATATCCAATCGCTTGCCGGCCAGGTCGTGCAGTTGCAGGCGATCCTCTCCAACAAGCAGACGCGCGGCGCCTTCGGCCAGTCGCGCATGGAGGCGATCGTCGCCGACGGCCTGCCGCACGGCGCCTACGAATTCCAGGCGACCTTGTCGAATGGCAGCCGGCCCGACTGCCTGGTGAAGATGCCGAACGGCGCGCCGTCGCTGGCCATCGACGCCAAATTTCCGCTGGAAGCCTGGAACGCCATCCGCGCCGCCGACGGCACCGACCTGCAGAAAATTGCCGCGCAAGCCTTTCGCCGCGACATCGAGATCCATGTCCGCGATATATCCGAGAAATATCTGATCCAGGGCGAGACGCAGGACACCGCCTTCATGTTCGTGCCGTCGGAATCGGTGTTCGCCGAGATCCATGAAAATTTCGAGGCGATCGTCCACAAGGCGCACCGCGCCCGCATCGTCATCGTCTCGCCATCGCTGCTGATGCTGTCGATCCAGGTCATCCAGGCGATCCTCAAGGATGCCCGGATGCGCGAGCAGGCGCACCTGATCCAGGGCGAGGTCATCCGGCTGATGGAGGATGTCGAACGGCTCGACGAGCGGGTGCGCAAGCTGCAGACGCATTTCGGCCAGTCGGCCAAGGACATCGACGATATCCTCGTCTCGGCGTCGAAGGTGACCAAGCGCGGCCAGAAGATCGAGGCACTGGAGTTTGGTGTGCAGCCGGGCGAGGGCGATGCCGGCACCACTGAGACTGCACGTCCGGCCGTTGCGAAAGCCGAAACGCGCGTCGCCGACTCCAAGACAGGGCAACTAAGACTACGGGTCGTCGAAGGCGACGACTGA
- a CDS encoding GFA family protein: MKIEGGCHCGAITYEAEVDPEKVSICHCIDCQQLTGTAFRVTVPAPESDYRVTQGTPKIYIKTGSSGAKRAQAFCANCGSHLYATSVGDGPKIYGVRVGTARQREELVPRKQVWHRSALHWLPEFQAMTTIEEQ, from the coding sequence ATGAAGATCGAGGGCGGATGTCATTGCGGCGCCATCACCTACGAGGCGGAGGTCGATCCCGAAAAGGTCTCGATCTGCCACTGCATCGATTGCCAGCAACTGACCGGAACGGCGTTTCGCGTGACGGTCCCGGCCCCGGAAAGCGACTACCGGGTCACCCAGGGTACACCGAAGATCTATATCAAAACCGGGTCCAGCGGCGCCAAGCGCGCCCAGGCGTTTTGCGCCAACTGCGGTTCGCATCTCTACGCCACCTCGGTTGGCGACGGGCCAAAAATCTATGGCGTCAGGGTCGGCACGGCGCGGCAGCGCGAGGAACTGGTCCCGAGAAAACAGGTTTGGCACCGCTCGGCGCTGCATTGGCTGCCGGAATTTCAGGCTATGACGACCATCGAAGAGCAGTAG
- a CDS encoding cation diffusion facilitator family transporter has translation MAAHGGSKKVIYAALAGNLAIALTKFAAAFFTGSSAMLSEGVHSLVDTGNGGLLLYGMHRAAHPADRMHPLGHGRELYFWSFIVALLVFALGAGVSFYEGVVHIMAPEPVANVKVNYIVLGLAFLFEGSSWWVALKEFRKQKGGLGWLKAVQLSKDPSVYTILFEDSAALLGLVVAFAGILAAEVFDMPQLDGSASIGISLILGATAIFLARESKGLLLGETASPEVQKKLLAIAQQDPAVQRANGALTVHLGPEEIVAGLSIEFEDHLSAPEIEACVERLEARLKTEMPEITRLLVKPQTSGTWERRRKAVEAAAGESG, from the coding sequence ATGGCGGCGCATGGCGGGTCGAAAAAGGTCATCTACGCAGCGCTCGCCGGCAATCTTGCCATCGCGCTGACCAAATTCGCCGCCGCCTTCTTCACCGGCAGTTCGGCGATGCTGTCGGAAGGCGTGCACTCGCTGGTCGACACCGGCAATGGCGGCTTGCTGCTCTACGGCATGCATCGCGCCGCCCACCCGGCCGACCGCATGCATCCGCTTGGCCATGGCCGCGAGCTGTACTTCTGGAGCTTCATCGTCGCGCTTCTGGTCTTTGCGCTCGGCGCCGGCGTGTCGTTCTACGAAGGCGTGGTCCACATCATGGCGCCCGAGCCGGTCGCCAACGTCAAGGTGAACTATATCGTGCTCGGCCTCGCGTTCCTGTTCGAAGGCAGTTCGTGGTGGGTGGCGCTGAAGGAATTCCGCAAGCAAAAGGGCGGGCTCGGCTGGCTCAAGGCGGTACAGCTCAGCAAGGATCCGAGCGTCTACACGATCCTGTTCGAGGACAGTGCAGCCCTTCTCGGCCTGGTCGTCGCCTTCGCCGGCATATTGGCTGCGGAGGTTTTCGACATGCCCCAACTCGACGGTTCCGCCTCGATCGGCATCTCGCTGATCCTGGGTGCGACCGCGATCTTCCTGGCGCGCGAAAGCAAGGGCCTGCTGCTGGGCGAAACGGCATCGCCGGAAGTGCAGAAGAAGCTGCTGGCCATCGCTCAACAGGACCCAGCGGTGCAGCGGGCGAACGGCGCTCTGACCGTTCACCTGGGGCCGGAAGAGATCGTCGCCGGCCTGAGCATCGAGTTCGAGGATCATCTATCGGCGCCCGAGATCGAGGCCTGTGTCGAGCGCCTCGAGGCGCGGCTGAAGACGGAGATGCCAGAGATTACGCGGTTGCTCGTCAAGCCGCAGACGAGTGGGACCTGGGAGCGGCGGCGCAAGGCGGTCGAGGCGGCAGCAGGCGAGTCGGGATAG
- a CDS encoding transglutaminase-like domain-containing protein, with product MRIHIGCEMSFDFPQETPLIAMLNVHYSRASDLERPDFLTSNPPVPIQSYRDSFGNWCNRFVAPPGRFTFGTDAVIRDPGTFEIGDLMAWQHEVRDLPSDTLLFLLPSRFCESDLLANEAWRLFGHTPLGIARVQAVCDFVHNHIVFSYGNARPTRTAAEAYREQSGVCRDFAHLAVTFCRALNIPTRYCTGYISDIGLPKPWASMDFAAWMEVYLGGRWHAFDPRNNAPRIGRILIASGRDAADVPLTHIFGPGTLTGFKVWTDEIVE from the coding sequence ATGCGAATCCACATTGGCTGCGAGATGAGCTTCGACTTTCCGCAGGAAACGCCGCTGATCGCGATGCTCAATGTCCACTATTCCCGTGCCTCCGATCTCGAGCGGCCGGATTTCCTGACCTCCAATCCGCCGGTGCCCATCCAGAGCTACCGCGACAGTTTCGGCAACTGGTGCAATCGTTTTGTCGCCCCGCCCGGACGTTTCACCTTCGGCACCGACGCGGTGATTCGCGACCCCGGCACTTTCGAGATAGGTGACCTGATGGCATGGCAGCATGAAGTGCGCGACCTGCCGTCGGACACGCTGCTGTTCCTGCTGCCCAGCCGCTTTTGCGAGAGCGATCTGTTGGCGAACGAGGCATGGCGGCTGTTCGGCCACACGCCTCTCGGCATTGCACGGGTGCAGGCGGTCTGCGATTTCGTCCACAACCATATCGTCTTCAGCTATGGCAATGCACGGCCGACACGCACGGCAGCCGAAGCCTATCGCGAACAAAGCGGCGTCTGCCGCGACTTCGCGCATCTCGCCGTCACCTTCTGCCGGGCCTTGAATATCCCGACCCGCTATTGCACCGGCTACATCAGCGACATCGGCCTGCCAAAACCGTGGGCGAGCATGGATTTCGCCGCCTGGATGGAAGTCTATCTCGGCGGCCGCTGGCACGCTTTCGACCCGCGCAACAACGCGCCGCGCATCGGCCGTATCCTGATCGCCTCCGGCCGCGACGCTGCAGATGTCCCGCTCACCCACATTTTCGGCCCGGGCACGCTGACCGGTTTCAAAGTGTGGACCGACGAAATCGTCGAGTAG
- the sugE gene encoding quaternary ammonium compound efflux SMR transporter SugE: MPWILLFFAGLFEIGWAIGLKYADGFSKPLPTVLTIASMIVSLALLGLALKALPVGTAYAVWTGIGTVGTALLGIWLLGEPATAIRLGCIALIVCGIAGLKLAA, translated from the coding sequence ATGCCGTGGATTCTTCTCTTCTTTGCCGGCCTGTTCGAGATCGGCTGGGCGATCGGCCTCAAATATGCGGACGGCTTCTCGAAGCCGCTGCCGACCGTTCTGACCATTGCCTCGATGATCGTCAGCCTGGCCTTGCTCGGCCTGGCGCTGAAGGCGCTGCCTGTCGGCACGGCCTATGCGGTGTGGACCGGCATCGGCACTGTCGGCACGGCGCTGCTCGGCATCTGGTTGCTGGGCGAGCCGGCGACCGCGATCAGGCTGGGCTGCATTGCTCTCATCGTCTGCGGCATCGCGGGACTGAAGCTCGCCGCCTAG
- a CDS encoding DUF6481 family protein yields the protein MAIYREKDVFERRNAANEAKKALLERFKSKPAADDPAVLARQAERKAILEAREKREAEKARLKQEKLAREAVEKAEREAAAEAARLAAEEAAQAEAKIREADENERIARLLADEAERKAKRDARYAARKQRTGRTPPGFSAR from the coding sequence TTGGCTATTTACAGGGAAAAAGACGTTTTCGAGCGGCGCAACGCCGCAAACGAGGCAAAGAAGGCGCTTCTGGAGCGCTTCAAGTCAAAGCCGGCAGCAGACGATCCTGCAGTGCTGGCGCGACAGGCCGAACGCAAGGCGATCCTCGAGGCCCGTGAAAAGCGTGAGGCTGAAAAGGCCCGGCTGAAGCAGGAAAAGCTGGCACGCGAAGCGGTCGAAAAGGCCGAGCGCGAGGCAGCTGCTGAAGCGGCGCGTCTCGCCGCTGAAGAGGCGGCACAAGCGGAAGCAAAGATCCGGGAAGCCGACGAGAACGAGCGTATCGCCCGTTTGCTCGCCGACGAAGCCGAACGCAAGGCCAAGCGCGACGCGCGTTATGCGGCGCGCAAGCAGCGCACCGGCAGGACGCCTCCGGGCTTTTCCGCCCGCTAG
- a CDS encoding LLM class flavin-dependent oxidoreductase, with product MELGLYTFADVSPEPGPGAIGPHQRLRNLIEEIELADQVGLDVFGLGEHHRPDYAASAPVVALAAAAERTKRIKLTSAVTVLSSDDPVRVFQQFATLDLLSGGRAEIMAGRGSFIESFPLFGYNLEDYDELFAEKLDLLLAIRDSVKVTWSGNLRAAINGRGVYPRPFQDKLPIWIAIGGTPQSAARAGALGLPLALAIIGGEPARFAPLFDIYREAANRAGNNPADLATSINVHGFIAETTDQAANDFYGPQAEVMNRIGRERGWGPTSRAHFDQSRGPNGALFVGNPEQVAEKIVAQHRIFGNDRFLLQMAIGIMPHAKVMKAIELYGTRVAPIVRKETAKAVAAVAAPVA from the coding sequence ATGGAACTCGGTCTCTATACTTTCGCTGACGTCAGCCCCGAACCGGGTCCCGGCGCCATCGGCCCGCATCAGCGGCTGCGCAATTTGATCGAGGAGATCGAGCTGGCCGACCAGGTCGGCCTCGATGTCTTCGGGCTGGGGGAGCATCACCGTCCCGACTATGCCGCATCCGCGCCGGTCGTGGCGCTCGCTGCAGCTGCCGAACGCACCAAGCGCATCAAGCTGACCAGCGCGGTCACCGTGCTGTCCTCAGACGACCCGGTTCGCGTCTTCCAGCAGTTTGCGACGCTCGATCTTTTGTCGGGCGGCCGCGCCGAGATCATGGCCGGGCGCGGCTCGTTCATCGAATCCTTTCCGCTGTTCGGCTACAATCTCGAAGACTATGACGAGCTGTTTGCCGAAAAGCTCGACCTGCTGCTCGCCATCCGCGACAGCGTCAAGGTGACCTGGTCCGGCAATCTGCGCGCAGCGATCAACGGTCGCGGCGTCTATCCCCGCCCCTTCCAGGACAAGTTGCCGATCTGGATCGCGATTGGTGGGACGCCACAGTCTGCCGCCCGCGCGGGTGCACTCGGCCTGCCGCTGGCGCTCGCCATCATCGGCGGCGAGCCGGCGCGGTTCGCGCCGCTGTTTGACATCTACCGCGAAGCCGCAAATCGGGCCGGCAACAATCCGGCGGATCTCGCCACCAGCATCAACGTTCACGGCTTCATCGCCGAGACCACCGACCAGGCGGCCAACGACTTTTACGGGCCGCAGGCCGAGGTGATGAACCGTATCGGCCGCGAGCGCGGCTGGGGTCCGACGTCGCGAGCGCATTTCGACCAGTCGCGCGGCCCGAACGGCGCGCTGTTCGTCGGCAATCCCGAACAGGTGGCCGAAAAGATCGTCGCCCAGCACAGGATCTTCGGCAATGACCGTTTCCTGCTGCAGATGGCGATCGGCATCATGCCGCATGCAAAGGTCATGAAGGCGATCGAACTCTACGGTACCAGGGTGGCGCCGATCGTGCGCAAGGAAACGGCGAAGGCGGTTGCTGCGGTAGCAGCGCCTGTAGCCTGA